A section of the Rhizobium sp. SSA_523 genome encodes:
- the puuD gene encoding urate hydroxylase PuuD yields the protein MYEYAVAWEWLNFAVRWLHVITAIAWIGSSFYFIALDLGLVKRPHLPPGAYGEEWQVHGGGFYHIQKYLVAPAQMPEHLTWFKWESYVTWLSGFALLCVVYYGGADLFLIDHAVLPLQPWQAICLSLASLAIGWLLYDQLCKSPIGGNTWGLMALLYVVLIAMAWGYTQVFTGRAAFLHLGAFTATIMSANVFFIIIPNQKIVVADLIAGRVPDPNYGRIAKQRSLHNNYLTLPVIFFMLSNHYPLAFGTEFNWVIAALVFLMGVTIRHWFNTTHARKGRPTWTWLVTVLLFILIMWLSTVPKVLTGDAETALSPMQQKFAADVHFAEARDVVQGRCSMCHAAEPVWEGISFPPKAVKLETDAQIASHAHEIYIQAGRSHAMPPGNITAITPQERKLLTAWYESATMSAGATR from the coding sequence ATGTATGAATATGCCGTGGCCTGGGAATGGCTGAATTTTGCCGTGCGCTGGCTGCACGTGATCACCGCGATTGCCTGGATCGGCTCCTCCTTCTATTTCATCGCGCTCGATCTCGGCCTGGTGAAGAGGCCGCATCTGCCGCCGGGCGCCTATGGCGAGGAGTGGCAGGTGCATGGCGGCGGTTTCTACCACATCCAGAAATATCTGGTGGCGCCGGCCCAGATGCCGGAACACCTGACCTGGTTCAAATGGGAGAGCTATGTCACCTGGCTTTCCGGCTTCGCGCTGCTATGCGTCGTCTACTATGGCGGCGCCGACCTCTTCCTGATCGATCATGCCGTGCTGCCGCTTCAACCCTGGCAAGCCATCTGTCTGTCGCTGGCTTCCCTGGCGATTGGCTGGCTCCTTTATGATCAGCTCTGCAAATCGCCGATCGGCGGCAATACCTGGGGCCTGATGGCCCTTCTCTATGTCGTTCTGATTGCCATGGCCTGGGGCTACACGCAGGTCTTTACCGGCCGCGCCGCCTTCCTGCATCTCGGCGCCTTTACCGCCACGATCATGTCGGCCAATGTCTTCTTCATCATCATTCCCAATCAGAAGATCGTCGTGGCCGATCTCATCGCCGGGCGCGTGCCGGATCCCAATTACGGGCGCATCGCCAAGCAGCGCTCGCTGCACAACAACTACCTGACACTGCCCGTCATCTTCTTCATGCTGTCGAACCATTACCCGCTGGCCTTCGGCACCGAGTTCAACTGGGTGATCGCCGCTCTCGTCTTCCTGATGGGCGTCACCATCCGCCACTGGTTCAACACCACCCATGCGCGAAAGGGCAGGCCGACCTGGACATGGCTGGTGACGGTGCTGCTGTTCATCCTGATCATGTGGCTTTCGACGGTTCCGAAAGTGCTGACCGGCGACGCCGAGACGGCGCTGTCCCCGATGCAGCAGAAATTTGCCGCAGACGTGCATTTTGCCGAAGCCCGCGATGTGGTGCAGGGCCGCTGTTCCATGTGTCATGCGGCTGAACCCGTCTGGGAGGGCATCAGCTTTCCGCCCAAAGCGGTGAAGCTGGAAACGGATGCGCAGATCGCAAGCCATGCCCACGAGATCTATATCCAGGCCGGGCGCAGCCATGCCATGCCGCCCGGCAACATCACCGCCATAACGCCGCAGGAGCGCAAGCTCCTCACGGCCTGGTACGAAAGCGCGACGATGAGCGCCGGAGCAACACGATAG
- the guaD gene encoding guanine deaminase — protein sequence MTSLLLRGRLLSFHRAPDSLADTKSYSYEEDGGLLIEDGRILKTGAYATVKAAAPQDVQEIDHRPHLILPGLIDCHVHFPQMQVIASYAANLLEWLDTYTFPEECRFVESAHAARIATHFYDEFLRQGTTTAAAYCSVHKSSADAFFAEAMRRNMLMVGGKVMMDRNAPQGLLDTPQLGYDETRAVIEEWHGKGRNHVAITPRFAITSTPGQMRAAQALAQEFPDLHIQTHLSENHDEIRYTGELYPEAADYTDIYAQYGLLGKKTLLGHAIHLSERETDVLSETGSVAVHCPTSNLFLGSGLFPLKAIARRDRPVRVAVATDIGGGSSYSMLKTLDEAYKIQQLLGERLNPLDSFYLMTRGNAEALSLVDRIGTLDEGTDADLVVLDAGATPAMRLRLETVRSLPEELFLLQTLGDDRSVVETYVAGVAVKPQS from the coding sequence ATGACCTCCCTTCTTCTTCGCGGCCGCCTTCTCTCCTTCCACCGCGCGCCGGACAGCCTCGCCGATACAAAGAGCTATTCCTACGAGGAGGATGGCGGCCTGTTGATCGAAGACGGCCGCATCCTGAAAACCGGTGCCTATGCCACTGTGAAGGCTGCCGCTCCGCAGGATGTGCAGGAGATCGATCACCGCCCGCATCTCATCCTGCCGGGCCTGATCGATTGCCACGTGCATTTTCCGCAGATGCAGGTCATCGCCTCCTATGCCGCAAACCTGCTGGAATGGCTGGATACCTATACGTTTCCGGAGGAATGCCGCTTCGTCGAGAGCGCTCATGCAGCGCGCATCGCCACCCATTTCTACGACGAGTTCCTGCGCCAGGGCACGACGACCGCCGCCGCCTACTGCTCGGTGCACAAGAGTTCCGCCGACGCGTTCTTCGCCGAGGCCATGCGCCGCAACATGCTGATGGTGGGCGGCAAGGTGATGATGGATCGCAACGCCCCGCAGGGCCTGCTCGATACGCCGCAACTCGGCTATGACGAGACCCGCGCCGTCATCGAGGAATGGCATGGCAAGGGTCGTAATCACGTCGCCATCACGCCGCGCTTTGCCATTACCTCGACGCCCGGACAGATGCGCGCCGCGCAGGCGCTGGCGCAGGAATTTCCGGATCTGCATATCCAGACGCATCTCTCGGAGAATCACGACGAGATCCGCTATACCGGCGAACTCTATCCGGAGGCGGCGGATTACACCGATATCTATGCGCAATACGGGCTTTTGGGAAAGAAGACGCTGCTCGGCCACGCCATCCACCTGTCGGAGCGGGAGACGGATGTGCTGTCGGAGACCGGATCGGTTGCCGTCCATTGCCCGACCTCCAATCTCTTTCTCGGCTCGGGCCTCTTCCCGCTCAAGGCGATTGCCCGGCGCGACAGACCGGTGCGGGTGGCCGTCGCCACCGATATCGGCGGCGGCTCCAGCTATTCCATGCTGAAGACGCTGGACGAGGCCTACAAGATCCAGCAGCTGCTTGGCGAGCGACTGAACCCGCTCGACAGCTTCTACCTCATGACGCGCGGCAATGCCGAAGCGCTGTCGCTCGTCGACCGCATCGGCACGCTGGATGAGGGCACGGATGCGGACCTGGTGGTTCTTGATGCCGGCGCGACGCCGGCCATGCGGCTTCGCCTGGAGACCGTCCGCAGCCTGCCGGAAGAACTCTTCCTCCTGCAGACACTTGGCGACGACCGCAGCGTGGTGGAGACCTATGTGGCGGGCGTGGCGGTAAAGCCGCAATCATGA
- a CDS encoding type II toxin-antitoxin system RelE/ParE family toxin, giving the protein MTYRLEFLPSALKEWEKLGATLRQQFKKKLAERLVTPHVPADRLSGLQDHYKIKLRAAGYRLVYRVEDERITVVVVAVGKRERSEVYKTSRKRS; this is encoded by the coding sequence ATGACCTATAGGCTGGAATTTCTTCCGAGCGCTCTGAAGGAATGGGAGAAGCTGGGTGCCACCCTTCGCCAGCAGTTCAAGAAGAAGCTCGCCGAGCGGCTCGTGACGCCACACGTCCCGGCGGACCGTCTCAGCGGTCTGCAGGATCACTACAAGATCAAACTGCGAGCCGCAGGTTATCGACTTGTCTACCGGGTGGAAGACGAGCGCATTACGGTTGTTGTCGTAGCTGTTGGAAAGCGCGAGCGCTCCGAAGTCTATAAGACGAGCCGGAAGCGATCATGA
- a CDS encoding type II toxin-antitoxin system Phd/YefM family antitoxin — MQRIEAEVAVSVSDLKKNPTAVVESADGHAVAVLNHNRVMAYMVPAGTYEAMIDALDDQALVDLVQKRAGERGIPVTLDDL, encoded by the coding sequence ATGCAGCGTATTGAAGCAGAGGTGGCCGTTAGCGTGTCCGATCTGAAAAAGAACCCGACGGCCGTTGTCGAGAGCGCCGATGGTCACGCCGTCGCTGTGCTGAACCATAACCGTGTGATGGCCTATATGGTGCCGGCCGGCACCTATGAAGCCATGATAGACGCGCTGGACGATCAAGCGCTTGTCGATCTGGTCCAGAAGCGGGCGGGAGAGCGTGGAATTCCGGTTACTCTGGATGACCTATAG